A section of the Cutibacterium granulosum genome encodes:
- a CDS encoding MTH1187 family thiamine-binding protein, whose translation MIVAFSLVPSGGRASREDGGVADAVASAVRIVQESGLPHHTSSMFTEIEGSWDEVMDVVKRATEAVGEYGTRVSLVLKADIRPGRTGEMTAKLERLQTELDKQQG comes from the coding sequence GTCGTGCCTCCCGCGAGGACGGTGGGGTCGCCGACGCCGTGGCGTCCGCCGTGCGCATCGTGCAGGAGTCCGGTCTGCCGCACCACACCAGTTCCATGTTCACCGAGATCGAGGGCTCCTGGGATGAGGTGATGGACGTCGTCAAGCGCGCCACCGAGGCGGTCGGCGAGTACGGCACTCGCGTCTCGCTGGTGCTCAAGGCCGACATCCGCCCCGGTCGCACCGGCGAGATGACGGCCAAGCTCGAGCGTCTGCAGACAGAACTCGACAAGCAGCAGGGCTGA
- a CDS encoding FadR/GntR family transcriptional regulator — protein MPDSFVRPGRRSHGGGFDVALDYFEEGISSGRLTNGDKLPSERDLATQLGVSRGAVREAIRMLQALGILVSETGRGNGTRVESSPSNAIGRILRLQLALSLVSFSDLTETRVALERATSAAAARQRRPEPLVRAQKVLDRMSDASDQDTFNELDTDFHIALAEAGGNGLMSDLTVAIREAVHSPIKSAELAVADWTGTRRQLVDDHVAMLQAVKAGDAEQAARLTEKHIRSAYATLLHE, from the coding sequence ATGCCCGACAGTTTTGTCAGACCCGGCAGACGCAGCCACGGCGGAGGTTTCGACGTCGCCCTGGACTACTTCGAGGAAGGGATTTCCTCAGGACGACTCACCAATGGTGACAAGCTTCCCAGTGAACGTGACCTCGCCACGCAACTGGGTGTGAGCCGCGGGGCGGTGCGTGAGGCGATACGGATGCTGCAGGCCCTGGGCATCCTCGTCTCGGAGACCGGGCGGGGCAACGGCACCCGGGTGGAGTCGTCCCCGTCCAACGCCATCGGAAGAATTCTGCGGCTGCAGCTGGCCCTCTCCCTCGTGTCGTTCTCCGACCTCACCGAGACCCGCGTCGCCCTGGAGCGCGCCACCAGCGCTGCTGCCGCACGTCAGCGTCGCCCAGAGCCGTTGGTCCGGGCGCAGAAGGTTCTGGATCGCATGTCCGACGCGAGCGACCAGGACACCTTCAACGAGCTGGACACCGATTTCCACATCGCCCTGGCCGAGGCGGGGGGCAATGGCCTCATGAGTGACCTCACGGTGGCCATCCGCGAAGCGGTGCACTCCCCCATCAAGTCGGCAGAGTTGGCGGTGGCGGACTGGACCGGCACCCGACGGCAACTCGTCGACGACCACGTCGCCATGCTGCAGGCCGTCAAGGCCGGGGACGCGGAACAGGCCGCGCGCCTCACCGAGAAGCACATCCGGTCGGCCTACGCCACCTTGCTGCACGAGTGA
- a CDS encoding L-lactate permease, whose translation MVLLEAFTPDPNPLGKQWLSALVALLPILSMLITLGALRWKAHWAGLFSWLVALVVAITAFKMPFGTAISSSVEGFLYGLFPIVWILLSAIWMYQVTVISGRFDDLRRTFFLISDDPRVLGILIAFCFGGLLEALAGFGAPVAIAAAMLVAIGFGKLRAAVTALVANTVPVAFGAVGLPVLMAAKTGGLNVTDVAPITARVCAVLCLVVPFLMLAIMDGRKGVREVWPFGLFVGIVFGATKIIVGSTAVYNLTEIFAAVVTVALAMIFLKVWKPKGGREAAERIGIPMDEALETEPVSAEAPSTEGLTGHRIFMALVPYILVIVVFSVAAIPSIKQGLVKADTPMTWPGLSEIMSASGAPSAHQTFTWPWLSQPGFLLAIVAILVGLIYRVSIKDIFTELWTNAKKMKFSALTIGAVVALAYVMGDSGQTLALGLFIAGAGAVYPFLAPILGWIGTYVTGSDTSANILFSQLQASVGDQIGAGSHLGVAGTKHLLVGAGASGGVVGKMISPQSLTVAATAIGLAGGESVILRKVFKYSLILLVLMCILVGLMSTPVLGWMVP comes from the coding sequence ATGGTATTGCTCGAGGCGTTCACGCCTGACCCCAACCCCCTGGGGAAGCAGTGGCTGTCTGCCCTGGTGGCGCTGCTACCCATTCTTTCCATGCTCATCACCCTGGGGGCACTGCGATGGAAAGCCCACTGGGCCGGCCTCTTCTCGTGGCTCGTCGCCCTCGTCGTGGCGATCACCGCCTTCAAGATGCCGTTCGGTACGGCAATCTCCAGCAGTGTGGAGGGTTTCCTCTACGGTCTGTTCCCCATCGTGTGGATCCTGCTGAGTGCCATCTGGATGTACCAGGTGACGGTGATCTCGGGCAGGTTCGACGACCTGCGCCGCACCTTCTTCCTCATCAGTGACGACCCGCGTGTGCTCGGCATCCTCATCGCTTTCTGCTTCGGCGGTCTGCTGGAAGCCCTGGCCGGCTTCGGTGCCCCGGTGGCCATCGCCGCCGCCATGCTCGTTGCCATCGGCTTCGGCAAGCTGCGTGCCGCAGTGACGGCCCTGGTCGCCAACACCGTTCCGGTGGCCTTCGGCGCCGTGGGTCTGCCGGTGCTCATGGCCGCCAAGACCGGTGGGCTCAACGTCACCGACGTCGCCCCGATCACCGCCCGGGTGTGTGCCGTGCTCTGCCTGGTGGTGCCCTTCCTCATGCTGGCCATCATGGACGGCCGCAAGGGCGTCAGGGAGGTGTGGCCGTTCGGCCTGTTCGTCGGCATCGTCTTCGGAGCCACCAAGATCATCGTCGGCAGCACAGCCGTGTACAACCTCACCGAGATCTTCGCCGCCGTCGTCACCGTCGCCCTGGCCATGATCTTCCTCAAGGTGTGGAAGCCCAAGGGCGGCCGCGAAGCCGCCGAGCGTATCGGCATCCCCATGGACGAGGCACTGGAGACCGAACCCGTCTCGGCCGAGGCCCCATCCACCGAAGGTCTCACCGGCCACCGTATCTTCATGGCCCTGGTGCCCTACATCCTCGTCATCGTCGTCTTCTCCGTGGCAGCCATCCCCAGCATCAAACAGGGCCTGGTCAAGGCGGACACCCCGATGACCTGGCCTGGGCTGTCGGAGATCATGTCCGCCTCCGGCGCACCATCGGCCCACCAGACCTTCACCTGGCCCTGGCTGTCGCAACCCGGATTCCTGCTGGCCATCGTTGCCATCCTCGTCGGGCTCATCTACCGGGTGTCGATCAAGGACATCTTCACCGAACTGTGGACCAACGCCAAGAAGATGAAGTTCTCCGCCCTGACGATCGGCGCGGTCGTCGCCCTGGCCTACGTCATGGGCGACTCGGGCCAGACCCTCGCCCTGGGGCTGTTCATCGCCGGTGCCGGTGCCGTCTACCCGTTCCTCGCCCCGATCCTCGGCTGGATCGGTACCTATGTCACCGGTTCGGACACCTCGGCCAACATCCTGTTCTCCCAGCTGCAGGCCAGCGTGGGTGACCAGATCGGCGCCGGATCCCACCTGGGCGTGGCGGGCACCAAGCACCTGCTCGTCGGTGCCGGTGCCTCCGGTGGTGTCGTCGGCAAGATGATCTCCCCGCAGTCGCTCACCGTGGCCGCCACTGCCATCGGCTTGGCTGGCGGCGAGTCGGTCATCCTGAGGAAGGTGTTCAAGTACTCCCTCATCCTGCTGGTACTCATGTGTATCCTCGTTGGACTCATGTCCACCCCGGTCCTGGGCTGGATGGTGCCATGA
- a CDS encoding (Fe-S)-binding protein — protein MTTITPQNATEKVGRPGQGMTVALFITCINDVMFPRTGQAVTSLLERLGCTVEFPYEQTCCGQITTNTGYFDETVPMIRSYVDAFSDYDYVVAPSGSCVAAVRDQHTMIAEHIGDKGLERAAAQTSKRTYDLPEFLVDVLGVTDVGAYFPHSVTYHPSCHGRRLIHLGDRPYQLLRNVRGMTLVDLPAEEQCCGFGGTFSIKNPDVSAAMAADKARHVRETGAEYVVAGDNSCLLNIGGVLSRQNSGVKPIHLAEILANTEED, from the coding sequence ATGACCACCATCACCCCGCAGAACGCCACCGAGAAGGTTGGGCGTCCCGGTCAGGGGATGACCGTCGCACTGTTCATCACGTGCATCAACGACGTCATGTTCCCTCGCACCGGGCAGGCCGTCACCAGCCTGCTCGAGCGACTCGGCTGCACCGTCGAGTTCCCCTACGAGCAGACCTGCTGCGGCCAGATCACCACCAACACCGGATACTTCGACGAGACGGTTCCGATGATCCGTTCCTACGTCGACGCGTTCAGCGACTACGACTACGTCGTCGCCCCGTCGGGTTCGTGTGTCGCAGCCGTGCGTGATCAGCACACCATGATCGCCGAGCACATCGGCGACAAGGGGCTCGAGCGAGCCGCGGCCCAGACCAGCAAGCGCACCTACGATCTGCCGGAGTTCCTCGTCGACGTGCTGGGTGTCACCGACGTCGGCGCCTACTTCCCGCACTCGGTCACCTATCACCCGTCATGTCATGGACGCCGTCTCATCCACCTGGGCGACCGCCCCTACCAGCTGCTCAGGAACGTGCGCGGCATGACCCTGGTGGACCTGCCCGCCGAGGAACAGTGCTGCGGTTTCGGCGGTACGTTCAGCATCAAGAACCCCGACGTCAGCGCCGCCATGGCGGCCGACAAGGCCCGTCACGTGCGCGAGACCGGTGCCGAGTACGTCGTCGCAGGTGACAACTCCTGCCTGCTCAACATCGGCGGAGTGCTGTCGCGGCAGAACTCTGGCGTCAAGCCCATTCACCTCGCCGAGATCCTGGCGAACACGGAGGAGGACTGA
- a CDS encoding LutB/LldF family L-lactate oxidation iron-sulfur protein, with protein sequence MTTELRRITEGNNGVARLTPAPDNPGTFLGMPKFSEAAKRELSIGVQRKNMRNATTTIRNKRAMRVSESPDWEDLRGAAKEIKDRVGRHLDTYLLQAEESLKANGVHVHWARNAQEANEIVAQVAKAKGVDEVVKIKSITTQETDLNEYLEEQGIAAWETDLAELIVQLGHDRPSHIVVPAIHRNRSEVREIFLQEMKNYGRPAPEDISENPPELTNAARLHLREKFLRAKVAVSGGNFVLADTGSLVIVESEGNGRMCLTLPETLVSVVGIEKVLPSYDDLEVFLKLLPRSGTGERMNPYNSMWSGVTEGDGPQEQHVIFMDNGRTDALADELGREVLRCIRCASCLNICPVYERTGGHAYGSVYPGPIGAALNPQLRGVEDPVDRGLPYACSLCGACNEVCPVKIPFTDILVHLRQRVVQSEKADKIPADYEVAGEMGLMKTSQWALSDAKHFEMVQKGSQLAGKVMRGKKLGPIPVPVAERWLKYRDVDEIPSQSFRNWWKKNREEH encoded by the coding sequence ATGACCACCGAACTGCGTCGGATCACCGAGGGCAACAACGGGGTCGCCCGTCTCACCCCGGCCCCGGACAACCCCGGAACGTTCCTGGGGATGCCGAAGTTCTCCGAAGCCGCCAAGCGTGAGCTGAGCATTGGTGTGCAGCGCAAGAACATGCGCAACGCCACCACGACGATCCGCAACAAGCGCGCCATGCGCGTCTCCGAGTCCCCGGACTGGGAGGATCTGCGTGGTGCCGCCAAGGAGATCAAGGACCGGGTGGGGCGTCACCTGGACACCTACCTGCTGCAGGCCGAGGAATCCCTCAAGGCTAACGGGGTGCACGTGCACTGGGCCCGCAATGCCCAGGAGGCCAACGAGATCGTCGCCCAGGTCGCGAAGGCCAAGGGGGTGGACGAGGTCGTCAAGATCAAGTCCATCACCACCCAGGAGACCGACCTCAACGAGTACCTGGAGGAACAGGGCATCGCCGCCTGGGAGACCGACCTGGCCGAGCTCATCGTGCAGTTGGGCCACGACCGCCCCTCCCACATCGTCGTGCCGGCCATCCACCGCAACCGTTCCGAGGTGCGGGAGATCTTCCTGCAGGAGATGAAGAACTACGGCCGCCCGGCCCCCGAGGACATCTCGGAGAATCCTCCGGAGCTCACCAACGCGGCCCGTCTGCACCTGCGTGAGAAGTTCCTGCGCGCCAAAGTGGCCGTCTCGGGTGGCAACTTCGTGCTCGCCGACACCGGATCACTGGTCATCGTGGAGTCCGAGGGCAATGGCCGCATGTGCCTCACCCTGCCCGAGACCCTCGTGTCGGTCGTCGGCATCGAGAAGGTGCTGCCCAGCTACGACGACCTCGAGGTGTTCCTCAAGCTGCTGCCCCGTTCGGGCACCGGCGAGCGGATGAACCCCTACAACTCGATGTGGAGCGGTGTCACCGAGGGTGACGGCCCCCAGGAGCAGCACGTCATCTTCATGGACAACGGTCGTACCGACGCCCTGGCCGACGAGCTGGGACGCGAGGTGCTGCGCTGCATCCGCTGCGCCTCCTGCCTCAACATCTGCCCGGTCTACGAGCGCACCGGCGGCCACGCCTACGGCTCGGTGTACCCCGGACCGATCGGTGCCGCCCTCAACCCGCAGCTGCGTGGTGTGGAGGACCCCGTCGACCGTGGCCTGCCCTACGCCTGCTCGTTGTGCGGTGCGTGCAACGAGGTGTGCCCGGTGAAGATCCCCTTCACCGACATCCTCGTGCACCTGCGTCAGCGCGTCGTGCAGTCCGAGAAGGCCGACAAGATCCCCGCCGACTACGAGGTAGCCGGTGAGATGGGGCTCATGAAGACTTCACAGTGGGCCCTGAGCGACGCCAAGCACTTCGAGATGGTCCAGAAGGGCTCGCAGCTGGCCGGCAAGGTGATGCGCGGCAAGAAGCTGGGGCCGATCCCGGTTCCCGTGGCCGAACGATGGCTCAAGTACCGCGACGTCGACGAGATCCCGTCGCAGAGTTTCCGCAACTGGTGGAAGAAGAATCGGGAGGAGCACTGA
- a CDS encoding LutC/YkgG family protein: MIDEVQAREDILARIRQATADVTQSDPQKDAPITWQYGRGIDMDDVVGTFVQRVRDYNCSVVEVPAVDVPQAVVDALKETGADESVVVPSGLDESWRTAISEAGIEVRVDDPELSKTELDDTQAVVTAAASGVADTGTIVLTHLADQGRRALTLVPDRHVCVIKASQVVSDVPEAVQAVRPAVLDHHPLTWISGGSATSDIELARVNGVHGPRQLHVIVVTDQ; encoded by the coding sequence ATGATCGACGAAGTTCAGGCCCGTGAGGACATCCTGGCCCGGATCCGCCAGGCCACCGCAGACGTCACGCAGTCCGATCCGCAGAAGGATGCGCCGATCACCTGGCAGTACGGTCGGGGCATCGACATGGACGACGTCGTGGGCACCTTCGTGCAGCGGGTGCGCGACTACAACTGTTCCGTCGTGGAGGTTCCCGCCGTCGACGTGCCCCAGGCCGTCGTCGACGCCCTCAAGGAGACCGGGGCCGACGAGTCCGTCGTCGTCCCCTCCGGGCTTGACGAGTCCTGGCGCACGGCCATCTCCGAGGCTGGCATCGAGGTTCGTGTCGACGATCCGGAACTGAGCAAGACCGAGCTGGACGACACCCAGGCCGTCGTCACGGCGGCTGCCTCCGGTGTGGCCGACACCGGCACCATCGTGCTCACCCATCTGGCCGATCAGGGACGACGTGCCCTCACCCTGGTTCCCGACCGTCACGTCTGCGTGATCAAGGCAAGCCAGGTCGTCTCCGATGTGCCGGAGGCCGTGCAGGCCGTCAGACCGGCCGTGCTCGATCATCACCCGCTGACGTGGATCTCGGGCGGTTCGGCGACCAGTGACATCGAGCTGGCCCGAGTCAATGGGGTGCACGGTCCCCGTCAGCTCCACGTCATCGTCGTGACGGATCAGTGA
- a CDS encoding anaerobic ribonucleoside triphosphate reductase, protein MTVHHPQTPSTTPVRHTTTSQLTSHGPGQTSSTVLRQVRKRDGRIVAFDPARIAHAARKALEATGVAEAEAISLSVALAVVDELRSEQRPGAGTVAATATGPVIPDVEHIQDVVEKVLMERGQAETAKAYILYRQRRSTAREQQSALMTSLREITFSDARDSDVKRENANVDGNTAMGSMLRFGTESAKQFNLLSVLDPAHAAAHRDGDIHIHDLDFLTLTTTCCQINLSELFRTGFSTGHGHLRSPRSINSYAALACIAIQSNQNDQHGGQAVPNFDRDMAPGVALTCADRMRANMAQSAGVLGADQERQDEVTRLAATWPLEADDATQHAEREKLAEAWPELSAEQVVRVHHEVRTRSVAETERATYQAMEAFIANLNTMNSRAGAQTPFSSINYGTDTSPEARLVMRCLLEATRAGLGNGETAIFPIQIFRVMEGVNYHPGDPNHDLFQLACRTSAERLFPNFSFQDAPFNAEYHRPGHPETEIAYMGCRTRVMSNVHDTSRAQTWGRGNLSFTSINLPRLGIQADHDVDRFMSDFDASIDLVIDQLLERFKIQARKKVRNFPFLMGQGVWIDSAGLGPDDSVEEVLRHGTLSIGFIGLAETLTALVGAHHGQSQEAWDLGYRFISHLRERTDRAAEETGLNFSTLATPAEGLSGRFVRMDRERFGALPGITDRDYYTNSFHIPVWHHIGAAEKIRLEAPFHALTNGGHISYVELDGDPSRNVEAFETIVRAMHDAGVGYGSINHPVDRDPECGYTGIIDDECPRCGRGEESGPFERIRRITGYLVGGLDRFNDAKRAEVNDRVRHG, encoded by the coding sequence ATGACCGTACACCACCCCCAGACGCCCTCGACCACACCCGTGAGGCACACCACCACGTCCCAGCTCACGTCGCATGGACCGGGGCAGACGTCCTCCACCGTGCTACGTCAGGTGCGCAAGCGCGACGGGCGCATCGTCGCCTTCGACCCAGCCCGCATCGCCCATGCCGCTCGCAAGGCCCTGGAGGCCACCGGCGTCGCCGAGGCCGAGGCCATCTCGCTGAGCGTCGCACTGGCCGTCGTCGACGAACTACGCAGCGAGCAGCGCCCCGGTGCCGGTACGGTGGCCGCCACCGCGACCGGCCCCGTGATCCCCGACGTCGAACACATCCAGGACGTCGTCGAGAAGGTCCTCATGGAGCGCGGCCAGGCCGAGACGGCCAAGGCATACATCCTCTACCGGCAGCGCCGCTCCACGGCTCGCGAACAGCAGTCGGCCCTCATGACCTCGCTGCGCGAGATCACCTTCTCCGATGCCAGGGACAGCGACGTCAAGCGCGAGAACGCCAACGTCGACGGCAACACAGCGATGGGCTCGATGCTGCGCTTCGGCACCGAGTCGGCCAAGCAGTTCAACCTGCTCTCGGTGCTCGACCCGGCCCATGCCGCCGCCCACCGGGACGGTGACATCCACATCCACGACCTCGACTTCCTCACCCTGACGACCACCTGCTGCCAGATCAACCTCAGCGAGCTGTTCCGCACCGGTTTCTCCACCGGGCACGGACACCTGCGCTCCCCGCGTTCGATCAACTCCTACGCAGCCCTGGCGTGCATCGCGATCCAGTCCAACCAGAACGACCAGCATGGTGGTCAGGCCGTCCCCAACTTCGACCGGGACATGGCCCCCGGCGTCGCCCTCACCTGCGCCGATCGGATGCGAGCCAACATGGCTCAGTCCGCTGGCGTCCTCGGTGCTGACCAGGAACGTCAGGACGAGGTGACGCGGCTTGCCGCCACCTGGCCCCTGGAGGCCGACGACGCCACCCAGCACGCCGAGCGGGAAAAACTCGCCGAGGCCTGGCCCGAACTCTCCGCCGAGCAGGTGGTCCGGGTCCACCACGAGGTACGCACCCGCTCGGTGGCCGAGACCGAACGGGCCACCTACCAGGCGATGGAGGCCTTCATCGCCAACCTCAACACGATGAACTCGCGCGCTGGTGCCCAGACGCCGTTCTCCTCGATCAACTACGGCACCGACACCAGCCCGGAGGCCCGGCTGGTGATGCGCTGCCTGCTGGAGGCCACCCGCGCCGGGCTGGGCAATGGCGAGACGGCGATCTTCCCGATCCAGATCTTCCGCGTCATGGAAGGGGTCAACTACCATCCTGGCGACCCCAACCACGACCTCTTCCAGCTGGCCTGCCGCACCAGCGCCGAGCGTCTCTTCCCGAACTTCTCCTTCCAGGACGCCCCCTTCAACGCCGAGTACCACCGCCCCGGCCATCCCGAGACCGAGATCGCCTACATGGGCTGCCGCACCCGCGTCATGTCCAACGTCCACGACACCAGCAGGGCGCAGACCTGGGGGCGTGGCAACCTCTCGTTCACCAGCATCAACCTGCCGCGTCTGGGCATCCAGGCAGACCATGACGTCGATCGGTTCATGTCGGACTTCGACGCATCCATCGACCTGGTCATCGATCAGCTGCTGGAGCGATTCAAGATCCAGGCTCGCAAGAAGGTGCGTAACTTCCCGTTCCTCATGGGGCAGGGGGTCTGGATCGACTCTGCGGGGCTCGGTCCCGACGACAGCGTCGAGGAGGTGCTGCGGCACGGAACCCTCTCGATCGGGTTCATCGGCCTGGCCGAGACCCTCACCGCCCTCGTGGGGGCCCATCACGGGCAGTCCCAGGAGGCCTGGGACCTCGGGTACCGGTTCATCAGCCATCTGCGGGAGCGTACCGACCGCGCCGCCGAGGAGACCGGGCTCAACTTCTCCACCCTGGCCACCCCGGCCGAGGGGCTGTCGGGCAGGTTCGTGCGGATGGACCGGGAACGGTTCGGCGCGTTGCCGGGAATCACCGACCGTGACTACTACACCAACTCGTTCCACATCCCGGTCTGGCACCACATCGGTGCAGCCGAGAAGATCCGCCTGGAGGCGCCGTTCCATGCGTTGACCAATGGCGGGCACATCTCCTACGTCGAGCTCGACGGCGATCCCAGCCGCAATGTCGAGGCATTCGAGACGATCGTGCGGGCCATGCACGACGCCGGTGTGGGGTACGGGTCGATCAACCACCCGGTCGATCGTGACCCGGAGTGCGGCTACACCGGCATCATCGACGACGAGTGCCCCCGGTGCGGGCGTGGTGAGGAGTCCGGGCCGTTCGAGCGGATTCGTCGCATCACCGGCTACCTCGTCGGTGGACTGGACCGGTTCAACGACGCCAAGCGCGCCGAGGTCAACGACCGCGTCCGGCACGGCTGA
- a CDS encoding 4Fe-4S single cluster domain-containing protein translates to MRIAGIEPESIVDGPGVRYAVFAQGCSLHCRGCQNPASWDPCGGAVMPVAEIMADMRASSLAQGLTLTGGEASEQAADAAVLARHAHEIGWDVWCWSGHRFEVLLRRAQAEPDLAQLFGEVDVLVDGPFLLARRTLALAWRGSDNQRLIDVPASLAAGTAVEWEENSTVESMQRQR, encoded by the coding sequence ATGAGGATCGCGGGGATCGAGCCCGAGTCCATCGTCGACGGACCCGGGGTGCGATACGCCGTCTTCGCCCAAGGCTGCTCCCTGCACTGCCGAGGGTGCCAGAATCCTGCCAGCTGGGACCCGTGCGGTGGTGCAGTGATGCCGGTGGCGGAGATCATGGCCGACATGCGTGCCTCGTCGCTGGCGCAGGGGCTCACGCTCACCGGCGGCGAGGCCAGCGAGCAGGCCGCCGATGCTGCTGTGCTCGCGCGTCACGCCCACGAGATCGGGTGGGACGTGTGGTGCTGGTCGGGTCACCGGTTCGAGGTGCTGCTGCGCCGTGCCCAGGCCGAGCCCGACCTCGCCCAGCTGTTCGGTGAGGTCGACGTGCTGGTGGACGGCCCGTTCCTGCTGGCCCGTCGTACCCTCGCCCTAGCGTGGCGGGGCAGTGACAACCAGCGCCTCATCGATGTGCCCGCCTCCTTGGCGGCGGGCACCGCGGTGGAATGGGAGGAGAACTCGACGGTCGAGTCCATGCAACGCCAGCGATGA